Genomic DNA from Haloarcula marina:
CGTCGCGGCGACGAGCACCGACCCCGGGTACGGCGGTGGCGGCCACCACGGCTACGACACGGAGAACTACTTCGAGACCGCGAGCGACCTCGGAACGCTCGCCGAGTACGAGTCGTTCGTCCAGGCCTGCCACGACAACGGTCTCAAGGTCGTCTTCGACTTGGTCGGCAACCACGTCTCGGACCAGCACGACCTGTACCGGAACGGGGCCGCGACCGACGACCCGTACGGCGACTGGTTCAAGCGCGACGCGAACGGGGACGTCGACGCCTACTTCGGGTGGACGAGTCTGAAGAACCTCGACTACGGCAACCCCGCCGTGCGAGAACACCTCCTCGCCGTCGTCGACCAGTGGGCCCCCATCGTCGACGGGTTCCGCTGTGACGTGGCCTACGGCGTCCCGCACGGCTTCTGGAAGGAGGTCCGCGAGCGAGTCAGGGCAGTCGACACTGACTTCCTCATGCTGGACGAGACGATTCCGGCCTCTCCCGAGTACTCCGAGGGCGAGTTCGGGATGCATTTCGGGACGGCCCTCCACTACACGCTGCGAGACATCGCGCGCGGAGACGCCGCCCCGACAGCACTGCTCGACACCGTCGAGAAACGGCGTGACTCGGGCTTTCCCGACTCGGCGGGCTTCCTGCAGTACCTCGGGAATCACGACGAGGGCCGCTTTCTCGACGTGGGGACCGCGTCACAGCAACGGGCCGCGGCCGCCGCGACGTTCACCCTGCCTGGCACACCGATGGTGTACTACGGCGAAGAGATTCTGCTGAATCGGGGCGGCGAGTACGACGACGAGGCCCGGGAACCGATGCAGTGGAGCGGTCTGTCGACCACCCAGCAGGCGAACCGGCAGTTCTACCGGAACCTCATCGACCTGCGGAGCGGCGAGAACGCGAAGCCATCGCTACAGTCCGACGCCGACTTCCGCCCGGTATACTACGAGAGCGACAGCGCCGACGTGGTCGCCTACGGCCGCGAGACGGGCGGCGACGCCGCCGTCGTCGTCCTCAACTTCGGTGCCGAGAGCGCGTCGGTCGACCTGCGAAGTACGGTGGGGACGACCGACCGAATCTCGGGGAAGGGCGTCGGGTCGACGAGCGACGGGACGACCACCGTCACCGTCGACGACGCCCTCGTCCTCGACGCGACGCCGCCGCTCCTCGGCGACCGACTCGCTCGCTGGCGCGACGAGACGAGCGACGACTACGGCCCTGGAACCTATCGCTACCCGACCGGGAGCGGGGTCTACGACGGCGCGTTCGACCTCACGGGCTTCGAGATATACGACCGCGGCAAGGACTACGTCTTCCTGTTCGAACTCGCGGGCGGCGTTCAGAACCCCGACGGGGCGGGCGCGGGGTTCTCCGCGCAGTTCCCGCAGGTGTACCTCGACACCGGGAGCGGAGCGACCAGTACGGCGGGTCGGCCCGGACTCAACGTCGGGTTCGCGTCGGCGTACGACCGACGCGTCGTCGCCGACGGCTACACCGACGGGAGCGGGGTCACCAACGCCGTCGAAGCGGCCGACGGAAGCGTCGTCTCCGAGTCGGTCACCGCAGCGACCTACCCGAGCATCGGAACCGGCGCAATCGGCGTCACCGCGCCCAAGAGTTCGCTGGGCGACCTGACGGACGCGATGGTCGTGCCGGTCCTACTCGGGAGCGGCGACGGCCCCGGCCGCGTCCGCCCCGTCGACAGAGCACGCTCCACCACCCACTTCGGCGGCGGCGCAGACGACGCGACAGACACGAACGTCCTCGACGCGATACAACCGCGCGGGACCCGGCAGTCCTCCGCGCTGAACGACGGCGGGTCGCTCGAACTGCTCTCCGTGCGCCGCGGGATGCGCCACGCGACGGCGGGCGGCCGACTCCTCGCGGAGTGGGACGACCCGACCGGCGACGACGACGGGCCCGGCGGGTACACCTACCCCACCGACGAGGCGTTCTACGACGGCGCGTTCGACCTGACGAACGTGGCCATCTACGAGACGAGCGAGCGCTACAAGTTCGTGTTCACCGT
This window encodes:
- a CDS encoding glucodextranase DOMON-like domain-containing protein, giving the protein MRRREFLAGTAGVGAMALAGTGAGAGVPNEHPGPPRFLTVGEAIDYELWQGGVPPEPVQRDDLAPRIPNPDSAHGSYADAPADSAYSWSLASKPAGSTATIDAGTDAAWGDPDNDDDVIEFAPDVAGEYRLQLQVDGGAKTYEQLVRAFPTPSDGSTPPRIRLDGTYDAGANEYTLTATPAAAPNGSADDDGLTVEIYRDDRTSDTDSQRRVASGTGTTTHTVDAANVTGTVRFHAVAYDGTDGHSVVDTLHLDSGSVERWNDPPEWVENATVYEIFTRSWAGDDAQQTTFSYLESRVPYLADDLGVDAVWLTPIVAATSTDPGYGGGGHHGYDTENYFETASDLGTLAEYESFVQACHDNGLKVVFDLVGNHVSDQHDLYRNGAATDDPYGDWFKRDANGDVDAYFGWTSLKNLDYGNPAVREHLLAVVDQWAPIVDGFRCDVAYGVPHGFWKEVRERVRAVDTDFLMLDETIPASPEYSEGEFGMHFGTALHYTLRDIARGDAAPTALLDTVEKRRDSGFPDSAGFLQYLGNHDEGRFLDVGTASQQRAAAAATFTLPGTPMVYYGEEILLNRGGEYDDEAREPMQWSGLSTTQQANRQFYRNLIDLRSGENAKPSLQSDADFRPVYYESDSADVVAYGRETGGDAAVVVLNFGAESASVDLRSTVGTTDRISGKGVGSTSDGTTTVTVDDALVLDATPPLLGDRLARWRDETSDDYGPGTYRYPTGSGVYDGAFDLTGFEIYDRGKDYVFLFELAGGVQNPDGAGAGFSAQFPQVYLDTGSGATSTAGRPGLNVGFASAYDRRVVADGYTDGSGVTNAVEAADGSVVSESVTAATYPSIGTGAIGVTAPKSSLGDLTDAMVVPVLLGSGDGPGRVRPVDRARSTTHFGGGADDATDTNVLDAIQPRGTRQSSALNDGGSLELLSVRRGMRHATAGGRLLAEWDDPTGDDDGPGGYTYPTDEAFYDGAFDLTNVAIYETSERYKFVFTVAEGFENPFGGSGGFSLQYPHLYVHDPEGSGGATASSGGRNVTFERPFHYRIAADGFRGGEVVDGGGTELSGDVSATAHESFEGIVVDAPKSPIGDISEMDVAPLLFGEDSGGIRGVAASSGEYTFGGGSDGDTDPHVVDMVTPGDTDQSAALSYDSRTRATIPYVAVDETDPVVAAVAGDDGEMSLADIAEAREHWESGEPLNGQRIDYRTLRRLLEER